In Zingiber officinale cultivar Zhangliang chromosome 8B, Zo_v1.1, whole genome shotgun sequence, a single genomic region encodes these proteins:
- the LOC122017105 gene encoding bifunctional isopimaradiene synthase, chloroplastic-like, with the protein MEGLCQLSSASRSLISSRRSSAAVRISNGGASFGQGSQTFAIQSQSKRRARNISLRATQSPQVELLKKGSDRLPAIPAEKDEAKNERWETLVKEIKQIFRLMDDGETNASAYDTAWVARIPSTEDSSKPHFPQTIDWILKNQLEDGSWGEPTYYLVFDRLVCTLACVLALKTWNIAEDQIEKGLNYLKNHVDEIETASESLITSGFEIAFPSMLNEAKNMGIDLPYDRPSIQKIIKFREKKMGRIPVKVMHSVHTTLLYTLEALQEVVQWDEILKLQSADGSFLSSASSTAAVYMNTGDKKCLEFLQSVLNRFGDNLPCQYPIDLFERIWAIDTIARLGIDHLFKKEIIDTLDYVYKYSGKQGVSWGRDNTVPDVDDTCMALRLMRLYGYPVSSDMIEFFRDDDGNFICFPGQTHRGVSDMFNLYRFSQVAFPGEKILKEANAFVESYLKDCVKNNKVDDKWSCKKALGKEVARGLEYPWRRSFPRLDAREYLDHYGDNDVWLAKTIYLIYNVTNPKYLELAKLEFNRLQAIYEKEIGSIVEWWNSCGLEATSLSPEQLHFAIASTLPEPEFARSRIAYTKSNSIENVLVDLFYKHESTEDLKNLCRAVEEWNPSLALSLPSQLKTTFNVLYETLNELAGEASKVQGKDVFPYFHELRKKQMEMYMKLRETKLGGQSGEYSLKDYIEHGKTELGVAVRLLPSVFLMGERLRDLDLLCLNEKSRIQEMLSVFLRLYVDLQMHKNSLAQGGMNAVAVSMEVGKRREEEALGDVEAQMEEAFDELVHESLKPSLVPRSCRRLMFEHARITQFFLHDDFTSPAHRQKIADAMERFRTPVPIDSTA; encoded by the exons CCGGAGCTCGGCCGCTGTGAGGATCAGCAATGGCGGCGCAAGCTTCGGCCAGGGGAGCCAGACGTTTGCCATTCAATCGCAGAGCAAGAGGCGTGCCAGGAATATCTCTCTCAGAGCAACGCAATCTCCACAAGTCGAGCTGCTGAAAAAGGGTTCCGATCGGCTGCCGGCCATTCCG GCGGAGAAGGATGAGGCGAAGAACGAGAGGTGGGAGACGCTGGTGAAGGAAATCAAACAGATCTTCCGGTTGATGGACGACGGAGAGACGAACGCCTCGGCTTACGACACCGCGTGGGTGGCGAGGATTCCGTCGACAGAGGACTCGAGCAAGCCCCATTTCCCGCAGACTATCGATTGGATTCTCAAGAACCAGTTGGAAGACGGCTCCTGGGGCGAGCCCACGTACTACCTCGTCTTCGATCGCTTGGTCTGCACTCTGGCGTGCGTTCTTGCACTGAAAACTTGGAATATAGCAGAAGACCAAATCGAGAAAG GTCTAAATTACCTGAAGAACCATGTGGATGAAATAGAGACGGCGAGCGAGAGCCTGATAACAAGCGGGTTCGAGATTGCGTTCCCTTCCATGTTGAACGAAGCCAAGAATATGGGGATTGATCTTCCTTATGATCGTCCGTCCATTcaaaaaatcatcaaatttaggGAAAAGAAGATGGGCAG AATCCCAGTGAAAGTGATGCATTCAGTGCACACGACGCTGTTATACACGCTAGAAGCCTTGCAGGAGGTCGTGCAATGGGACGAGATTCTCAAGCTTCAATCCGCAGACGGGAGCTTCCTCAGCTCGGCTTCTTCCACCGCCGCTGTCTACATGAACACCGGCGACAAGAAATGCCTTGAGTTCTTGCAATCTGTACTAAACAGATTTGGAGATAACT TGCCCTGCCAGTACCCGATCGACCTCTTCGAGCGCATCTGGGCGATCGATACGATCGCAAGGCTTGGAATCGACCATCTCTTCAAGAAGGAGATCATCGACACTCTTGATTATGTTTACAA ATATTCTGGGAAACAAGGCGTTTCTTGGGGCAGAGACAACACAGTTCCTGACGTTGACGATACGTGCATGGCCCTCCGTTTGATGAGGCTGTATGGTTACCCTGTCTCCTCAGATATGATCGAGTTTTTCAGAGACGACGATGGCAATTTCATATGCTTCCCCGGCCAAACGCACCGTGGAGTCTCGGACATGTTCAACTTGTATCGCTTCTCCCAAGTCGCCTTCCCCGGCGAGAAGATACTGAAAGAAGCCAATGCCTTTGTGGAGTCCTACTTGAAGGACTGCGTGAAGAACAACAAAGTGGACGACAAGTGGTCCTGCAAGAAGGCACTGGGCAAGGAGGTTGCTCGTGGCTTGGAGTACCCATGGAGGAGGAGCTTCCCCAGGCTCGATGCCAGGGAATACCTTGACCACTACGGAGACAACGATGTCTGGCTCGCCAAGACCATTTACTT GATATACAACGTGACGAATCCAAAATACCTAGAACTCGCGAAGTTGGAGTTCAACAGGCTGCAAGCAATATACGAAAAGGAGATCGGCTCCATTGTAGA ATGGTGGAATAGCTGTGGACTGGAAGCCACCTCTCTGTCTCCGGAGCAGCTTCACTTTGCCATTGCTTCTACTCTGCCTGAGCCGGAGTTTGCAAGGAGCAGAATTGCCTACACCAAATCGAACTCCATCGAAAACGTTCTCGTAGATCTGTTTTACAAACATGAATCCACTGAGGACTTGAAGAATCTGTGCCGAGCAGTCGAAGA GTGGAATCCCTCGCTGGCTCTTTCACTTCCATCTCAGTTGAAAACAACATTCAATGTTTTGTACGAGACTCTGAATGAATTAGCAGGGGAAGCCAGTAAAGTCCAAGGGAAGGATGTGTTCCCCTACTTCCATGAACTC AGGAAGAAGCAAATGGAGATGTACATGAAACTCAGGGAGACTAAATTGGGAGGACAAAGCGGGGAGTACTCATTGAAGGACTACATCGAGCATGGTAAAACCGAACTGGGCGTCGCCGTCAGATTGCTACCTTCCGTGTTTCTGATGGGAGAGCGTCTCAGGGATCTGGATCTGCTTTGCTTGAACGAGAAATCCAGGATCCAGGAGATGCTCTCGGTGTTCTTGAGACTCTACGTCGATCTCCAAATGCACAAG AACTCGCTGGCGCAGGGTGGGATGAACGCGGTGGCGGTGAGCATGGAGGTGGGGAAGCGGAGGGAGGAGGAAGCGTTGGGCGACGTGGAGGCGCAGATGGAGGAGGCGTTCGACGAGTTGGTGCACGAGAGCCTGAAGCCGAGCTTGGTGCCTCGCAGTTGCCGGAGACTGATGTTCGAGCACGCCCGGATCACGCAGTTCTTCCTGCACGACGACTTCACCTCGCCGGCGCACCGGCAGAAGATTGCGGACGCCATGGAGCGGTTCCGCACGCCCGTTCCGATCGACAGTACGGCGTGA
- the LOC122017059 gene encoding bifunctional isopimaradiene synthase, chloroplastic-like yields MEGLCQLPSASRSLISSRRSSAAVRISNGGASFGQGSQTFAIQSQSKRRARNISLRATQSPQVELLKKGSDRLPAIPAETDEAKNERWETLVKEIKQIFRLMDDGETNASAYDTAWVARIPSTEDSSKPHFPQTIDWILKNQLEDGSWGEPTYYLVFDRLVCTLACVLALKTWNIAEDQIEKGLNYLKNHVDEIETASESLITSGFEIAFPSMLNEAKNMGIDLPYDRPSIQKIIKFREKKMGRIPVKVMHSVHTTLLYTLEALQEVVQWDEILKLQSADGSFLSSASSTAAVYMNTGDKKCLEFLQSVLNRFGDNLPCQYPIDLFERIWAIDTIARLGIDHLFKKEIIDTLDYVYKYSGKQGVSWGRDNTVPDVDDTCMALRLMRLYGYPVSSDMIEFFRDDDGNFICFPGQTHRGVSDMFNLYRFSQVAFPGEKILKEANAFVESYLKDCVKNNKVDDKWSCKKALGKEVARGLEYPWRRSFPRLDAREYLDHYGDNDVWLAKTIYLIYNVTNPKYLELAKLEFNRLQAIYEKEIGSIVEWWNSCGLEATSLSPEQLHFAIASTLPEPEFARSRIAYTKSNSIENVLVDLFYKHESTEDLKNLCRAVEEWNPSLALSLPSQLKTTFNVLYETLNELAGEASKVQGKDVFPYFHELRKKQMEMYMKLRETKLGGQSGEYSLKDYIEHGKTELGVAVRLLPSVFLMGERLRDLDLLCLNEKSRIQEMLSVFLRLYVDLQMHKNSLAQGGMNAVAVSMEVGKRREEEALGDVEAQMEEAFDELVHESLKPSLVPRSCRRLMFEHARITQFFLHDDFTSPAHRQKIADAMERFRTPVPIDSTA; encoded by the exons ATGGAAGGCCTTTGCCAGCTCCCTTCCGCTTCGAGGAGCCTGATAAGCTCTCGCCGGAGCTCGGCCGCTGTGAGGATCAGCAATGGCGGCGCAAGCTTCGGCCAGGGGAGCCAGACGTTTGCCATTCAATCGCAGAGCAAGAGGCGTGCCAGGAATATCTCTCTCAGAGCAACGCAATCTCCACAAGTCGAGCTGCTGAAAAAGGGTTCCGATCGGCTGCCGGCCATTCCG GCGGAGACGGATGAGGCGAAGAACGAGAGGTGGGAGACGCTGGTGAAGGAAATCAAACAGATCTTCCGGTTGATGGACGACGGAGAGACGAACGCCTCGGCTTACGACACCGCGTGGGTGGCGAGGATTCCGTCGACAGAGGACTCGAGCAAGCCCCATTTCCCGCAGACTATCGATTGGATTCTCAAGAACCAGTTGGAAGACGGCTCCTGGGGCGAGCCCACGTACTACCTCGTCTTCGATCGCTTGGTCTGCACTCTGGCGTGCGTTCTTGCACTGAAAACTTGGAATATAGCAGAAGACCAAATCGAGAAAG GTCTAAATTACCTGAAGAACCATGTGGATGAAATAGAGACGGCGAGCGAGAGCCTGATAACAAGCGGGTTCGAGATTGCGTTCCCTTCCATGTTGAACGAAGCCAAGAATATGGGGATTGATCTTCCTTATGATCGTCCGTCCATTcaaaaaatcatcaaatttaggGAAAAGAAGATGGGCAG AATCCCAGTGAAAGTGATGCATTCAGTGCACACGACGCTGTTATACACGCTAGAAGCCTTGCAGGAGGTCGTGCAATGGGACGAGATTCTCAAGCTTCAATCCGCAGACGGGAGCTTCCTCAGCTCGGCTTCTTCCACCGCCGCTGTCTACATGAACACCGGCGACAAGAAATGCCTTGAGTTCTTGCAATCTGTACTAAACAGATTTGGAGATAACT TGCCCTGCCAGTACCCGATCGACCTCTTCGAGCGCATCTGGGCGATCGATACGATCGCAAGGCTTGGAATCGACCATCTCTTCAAGAAGGAGATCATCGACACTCTTGATTATGTTTACAA ATATTCTGGGAAACAAGGCGTTTCTTGGGGCAGAGACAACACAGTTCCTGACGTTGACGATACGTGCATGGCCCTCCGTTTGATGAGGCTGTATGGTTACCCTGTCTCCTCAGATATGATCGAGTTTTTCAGAGACGACGATGGCAATTTCATATGCTTCCCCGGCCAAACGCACCGTGGAGTCTCGGACATGTTCAACTTGTATCGCTTCTCCCAAGTCGCCTTCCCCGGCGAGAAGATACTGAAAGAAGCCAATGCCTTTGTGGAGTCCTACTTGAAGGACTGCGTGAAGAACAACAAAGTGGACGACAAGTGGTCCTGCAAGAAGGCACTGGGCAAGGAGGTTGCTCGTGGCTTGGAGTACCCATGGAGGAGGAGCTTCCCCAGGCTCGATGCCAGGGAATACCTTGACCACTACGGAGACAACGATGTCTGGCTCGCCAAGACCATTTACTT GATATACAACGTGACGAATCCAAAATACCTAGAACTCGCGAAGTTGGAGTTCAACAGGCTGCAAGCAATATACGAAAAGGAGATCGGCTCCATTGTAGA ATGGTGGAATAGCTGTGGACTGGAAGCCACCTCTCTGTCTCCGGAGCAGCTTCACTTTGCCATTGCTTCTACTCTGCCTGAGCCGGAGTTTGCAAGGAGCAGAATTGCCTACACCAAATCGAACTCCATCGAAAACGTTCTCGTAGATCTGTTTTACAAACATGAATCCACTGAGGACTTGAAGAATCTGTGCCGAGCAGTCGAAGA GTGGAATCCCTCGCTGGCTCTTTCACTTCCATCTCAGTTGAAAACAACATTCAATGTTTTGTACGAGACTCTGAATGAATTAGCAGGGGAAGCCAGTAAAGTCCAAGGGAAGGATGTGTTCCCCTACTTCCATGAACTC AGGAAGAAGCAAATGGAGATGTACATGAAACTCAGGGAGACTAAATTGGGAGGACAAAGCGGGGAGTACTCATTGAAGGACTACATCGAGCATGGTAAAACCGAACTGGGCGTCGCCGTCAGATTGCTACCTTCCGTGTTTCTGATGGGAGAGCGTCTCAGGGATCTGGATCTGCTTTGCTTGAACGAGAAATCCAGGATCCAGGAGATGCTCTCGGTGTTCTTGAGACTCTACGTCGATCTCCAAATGCACAAG AACTCGCTGGCGCAGGGTGGGATGAACGCGGTGGCGGTGAGCATGGAGGTGGGGAAGCGGAGGGAGGAGGAAGCGTTGGGCGACGTGGAGGCGCAGATGGAGGAGGCGTTCGACGAGTTGGTGCACGAGAGCCTGAAGCCGAGCTTGGTGCCTCGCAGTTGCCGGAGACTGATGTTCGAGCACGCCCGGATCACGCAGTTCTTCCTGCACGACGACTTCACCTCGCCGGCGCACCGGCAGAAGATTGCGGACGCCATGGAGCGGTTCCGCACGCCCGTTCCGATCGACAGTACGGCGTGA